The nucleotide sequence CTTACTTACCAAAAGCGACGAAGAAATTAGAGATATCATTACAGAAGAACTACATCTGATGCTTGGATTTCCAAAAGGAACAGAACCTGATATGATTAAAATATTCCGTCATAATCATGCCATTCCTCAATACGAACTAAACAGTGGAAAGCGCTTCGAAACTGTAGAAAAGCTGGAAGCTCAATATCGCGGGCTACTTATCGCCGGTAACCTGAAAGGAGGAATCGGCATGGCAGACCGAATTCGTCAGGCAACTCAAATTGGACTGAATATTGTAAAATAAACAGAAAAATAAGCATATAAAGTGTTCTCTTTATGTATCTTGCGGTGTATTAAAGAAAACACCACATGAACAGAGCAGACGAAATCCAATTAGTCAAAAGAGCAAGCCTTTCAGATACGGAAATGGAAACCATCCGGGAAATATGGAACAACGAATATCCGGAATCCTTATATAATACAAAAGAAGAATTTAAGAAATACCTGGCCACAATGGAAACAGCCACCCATTACCTGGCCTGTAAAACCAACGATACACTTTGCGGCTGGCTATGCACTTTTATGCGAGACAACACCCTGTGGTTTGTACTGCTTGTACATGGAAATGCCCAAAGAAAAGGAATAGGCAGTCAGCTGATTCATCGTTGTCAACAAGACAACTACGAACTCACTGGTTGGATAATCGACCGAAACAAACTTAAAAAAAGGAATGGCGAAACCTATCCTTCCCCCATGCGCTTCTATGAAAAACTCCAATTCCATGTAACAGAAGAATACAAGCATCTTCCCATCATGGTAACCCGTAAAATCCTTTGGAAATCCGAATCCAAGTTAAACTCCTAACTGGCAACGATTAAGTTGCCATAGCTATCCACTATCATTTCTTATACTTTGCCAACATAATCACCGCATTGGATTCTTCATCCAATTTCGCCGCAATTTCTTTCAGCTTGCCTTTCAATTGTCCTTTCTTATAAGCCTCCACAAGATCAGCGGCGTCTAATCTTGTCATAAATGCAATTCCATCGTTATTTACTATAACGGGCGGTATCGGTACTTCATATACCATACTCATGGGTCTTTTATTTATAAAATCATCATTATATACAACATACTCGTAGATAGCATTCTCTTGTTTATCGTACATTAACTCAGTACTTGGAAACCCTGTATCCTTCACAAAGTCATACTCTCTTTTTACGGTTTGCATAAAGTAGTAGCG is from uncultured Macellibacteroides sp. and encodes:
- a CDS encoding GNAT family N-acetyltransferase, producing the protein MNRADEIQLVKRASLSDTEMETIREIWNNEYPESLYNTKEEFKKYLATMETATHYLACKTNDTLCGWLCTFMRDNTLWFVLLVHGNAQRKGIGSQLIHRCQQDNYELTGWIIDRNKLKKRNGETYPSPMRFYEKLQFHVTEEYKHLPIMVTRKILWKSESKLNS